In Calothrix sp. PCC 7507, one DNA window encodes the following:
- the petH gene encoding ferredoxin--NADP reductase has protein sequence MSNQGAVEGAANTESGSRIFVYEVVGLRQNEETDQTNYPIRKSGSVFIRVPYNRMNQEMRRITRLGGKIVSIQPLSALAQVNGQDSIEVANGKINELATDGEAASSEGNGQATPVKAKSEVKGFAKSPAEEQLKKKDTKGNTMSQAKAKKDAHADVPVNLYRPNAPFVGKVISNEPLVQEGGIGIVQHIKFDLSGGNLKYIEGQSIGIIPPGLDKNGKPEKLRLYSIASTRHGDNVDDKTVSLCVRQLEYKHPETGETVYGVCSTHLCFLKPGEDVKITGPVGKEMLLPSDPDAKVIMMATGTGIAPMRAYLWRQFKDAERAANPDYQFKGFSWLIFGVPTTPNILYKEELEEIQNKYPDNFRLTYAISREQKNPQGGRMYIQDRVAEHADELWKLIKEEKTHTYICGLRGMEGGIDEALSAAAAKDGVTWSDYQKDLKKAGRWHVETY, from the coding sequence ATGTCTAATCAAGGTGCTGTTGAGGGTGCTGCCAACACAGAATCAGGTAGCCGCATCTTCGTTTACGAAGTGGTGGGTCTGCGTCAGAACGAAGAAACTGATCAAACGAACTACCCAATTCGTAAAAGTGGCAGTGTATTCATCAGAGTGCCTTACAACCGCATGAATCAAGAGATGCGACGTATCACTCGCCTAGGCGGCAAAATTGTTAGTATTCAACCCCTAAGTGCTTTAGCACAAGTTAATGGTCAAGATTCGATTGAGGTTGCTAACGGCAAAATCAACGAATTGGCAACAGATGGGGAGGCTGCTAGCAGTGAAGGGAATGGTCAAGCCACACCTGTGAAAGCGAAAAGTGAAGTGAAAGGCTTCGCTAAATCACCAGCTGAAGAACAGCTTAAGAAGAAGGACACAAAAGGCAACACCATGTCTCAAGCGAAAGCCAAAAAAGACGCCCACGCTGACGTTCCTGTCAACCTTTACCGCCCCAATGCACCGTTTGTTGGTAAGGTAATATCCAATGAACCACTAGTTCAAGAAGGTGGCATTGGTATTGTTCAGCACATCAAATTTGACCTATCTGGTGGAAATCTGAAGTATATCGAAGGTCAGAGTATTGGCATTATCCCACCAGGATTAGACAAGAACGGTAAGCCAGAAAAACTCAGACTGTACTCAATTGCTTCCACTCGCCACGGCGATAATGTAGATGACAAAACAGTATCACTGTGTGTCCGCCAATTGGAGTACAAGCATCCAGAAACTGGCGAAACAGTGTACGGTGTTTGCTCTACCCACCTGTGCTTCTTGAAACCAGGGGAAGATGTAAAAATCACAGGTCCTGTGGGTAAGGAAATGCTGTTACCCAGCGACCCCGATGCCAAAGTGATTATGATGGCAACAGGAACAGGTATTGCGCCTATGCGGGCCTACCTATGGCGTCAGTTTAAAGATGCAGAACGAGCTGCTAACCCGGATTATCAATTCAAAGGATTTTCTTGGTTAATATTTGGTGTACCAACAACACCAAATATCCTCTATAAAGAAGAATTGGAAGAAATCCAAAACAAATATCCTGATAACTTCCGTCTCACTTATGCTATCAGCCGGGAACAAAAGAATCCCCAAGGTGGCAGAATGTACATCCAAGACCGTGTAGCAGAACACGCAGATGAACTGTGGAAGTTGATTAAAGAAGAAAAAACCCACACCTACATCTGCGGTTTACGTGGTATGGAAGGCGGTATCGATGAGGCATTATCAGCAGCAGCTGCTAAAGACGGCGTCACCTGGAGTGATTACCAAAAAGACCTCAAAAAAGCTGGTCGCTGGCACGTAGAAACCTACTAA
- a CDS encoding phosphoribulokinase — protein MTSKPERVVLIGVAGDSGCGKSTFLRRLIDLFGEDLMTVICLDDYHSLDRKQRKETGITALDPRANNFDLMYEQIKALKNGQGIDKPIYNHETGLIDPPERIEPNHIIVVEGLHPLYDERVRSLIDFSVYFDISDEVKIAWKIQRDMAERGHRYEDVLAQINSRKPDFEKYIEPQREFADVVLQVLPTNLIKNDTERKVLRVRMLQQESKEGFEPAYLFDQGSTINWTPCGRKLTCSYPGMQLYYGSDVYYGRYVSVLEVDGQFDNLEEVIYIEKHLSQTSTKYQGELTHLLLQHREYPGSNNGTGLFQVLTGLKMRDAYERLTTKEAKLAVQV, from the coding sequence ATGACAAGTAAGCCAGAACGCGTGGTACTGATTGGAGTAGCCGGAGACTCCGGTTGCGGTAAATCCACGTTTTTGCGTCGGTTGATAGATTTGTTTGGTGAAGATTTGATGACGGTTATCTGCTTAGATGACTATCATTCTCTAGATCGCAAACAGCGCAAAGAAACGGGGATTACAGCACTTGACCCCAGGGCGAATAATTTTGACTTGATGTATGAGCAAATTAAAGCGCTCAAAAATGGTCAAGGGATTGATAAACCGATTTATAATCACGAGACAGGCTTAATTGATCCGCCAGAGCGGATTGAGCCAAATCACATTATAGTTGTTGAAGGGTTACATCCTTTATATGATGAACGGGTGCGATCGCTAATCGATTTCAGTGTGTATTTTGACATCAGCGATGAAGTTAAAATTGCCTGGAAAATTCAGCGGGACATGGCTGAACGCGGTCACCGCTATGAAGATGTTTTAGCTCAAATCAATTCCCGTAAGCCTGATTTTGAAAAGTATATCGAACCACAAAGAGAATTTGCGGATGTGGTTCTCCAAGTATTACCCACTAACTTAATCAAAAACGATACAGAGCGGAAAGTGCTGCGGGTACGGATGCTTCAACAAGAAAGTAAGGAAGGCTTTGAGCCAGCTTACCTCTTTGATCAAGGGTCAACCATTAACTGGACACCTTGCGGACGCAAACTTACCTGTTCATACCCTGGTATGCAACTTTACTATGGTTCGGATGTTTACTACGGTCGTTACGTCTCTGTTTTAGAGGTGGATGGTCAATTTGACAACCTGGAAGAGGTGATTTACATCGAAAAGCATCTCAGCCAAACATCCACAAAATACCAAGGTGAATTGACTCACTTGTTACTCCAGCACCGTGAGTATCCTGGTTCTAACAATGGTACTGGTTTATTCCAAGTGCTGACAGGTCTGAAAATGCGTGATGCATACGAACGGTTAACAACAAAGGAAGCCAAACTAGCAGTTCAGGTTTAA
- a CDS encoding ATP-binding protein, translating into MQAEEPSIDELPTIEFPSRGKLKASSWRIHQKIGYGYFVAIGIGFFGSLTGLVIANYYRSRAVVQLYQVHHQAQLLTNYKDAVLGAQLHSYSLPANLSDLQRLQTKKAEFLKSVESAKKLEGDINVFIQSKPKNLAATSDNLQTLLQDYETNLNSYVEQIKAVLQTINYLQVQPKEVSLAQEQLLKIMRGETAMRLEQLSQTLSRYLKNAEEQEAQQTKGVEEAKGVERLIVMISMLVSVAIAAIVAWRTSRAIAEPVITVTQVAEQVARKSNFDLRAPVTTEDEIGLLAKSLNRLIERVSERTKELQQAKELAEAASKAKSVFLANVSHELRTPLNAVIGLSQLLQDDAIDLSLSGDFITDLETINSAGRHLLELINDILDLSKIEAGKMTLYPETFEIATLINNIVLTVKPAIEKNANILEIDYDRQLGTMYADQTRMRQVLLNLLSNAAKFTTNGKVVLAVTSEKEDLMNAPFGVITFTVSDTGIGMTPSQQQQLFQPFIQGDNSTTKKYGGTGLGLAISRHFCQMMGGEIIVKSQPGVGSTFTVRLPLTVQE; encoded by the coding sequence GTGCAAGCGGAAGAGCCATCTATAGACGAACTCCCAACCATAGAATTCCCGTCAAGAGGGAAGCTTAAAGCCAGTTCTTGGCGCATACATCAAAAAATTGGCTATGGGTATTTTGTAGCAATTGGCATTGGCTTTTTTGGGTCACTGACTGGTTTAGTAATTGCCAATTATTACCGTAGTAGAGCAGTTGTACAACTATATCAAGTTCATCATCAAGCACAATTGCTAACTAATTATAAAGATGCTGTATTGGGGGCACAGTTACACAGCTATAGTTTGCCAGCGAATTTGTCAGATTTACAACGATTACAAACGAAAAAAGCAGAATTTCTGAAGAGTGTGGAAAGCGCTAAGAAATTAGAAGGAGACATTAACGTTTTTATTCAAAGTAAGCCCAAGAATTTAGCCGCAACAAGTGATAATTTACAAACTTTATTACAGGATTACGAGACTAACTTAAATTCCTACGTTGAGCAAATCAAGGCTGTATTGCAGACAATCAATTATCTGCAAGTACAGCCAAAAGAAGTCTCTTTAGCGCAAGAGCAGTTGCTGAAAATTATGCGCGGTGAAACAGCAATGCGCCTAGAGCAGCTTTCGCAGACCTTAAGCCGATATTTGAAAAATGCTGAAGAGCAAGAAGCACAACAAACAAAAGGTGTAGAAGAGGCCAAAGGAGTTGAGAGATTAATTGTGATGATTAGTATGCTAGTTTCAGTGGCGATCGCCGCTATCGTAGCATGGCGTACTAGTCGGGCGATCGCTGAACCAGTAATTACTGTCACCCAAGTGGCGGAACAGGTGGCGCGAAAATCTAATTTCGATTTACGAGCGCCTGTCACCACAGAAGATGAAATTGGGTTATTAGCTAAGTCGCTAAATCGGCTCATTGAGCGAGTATCTGAGCGGACTAAAGAGTTACAACAAGCCAAAGAATTAGCTGAAGCCGCTAGCAAAGCAAAAAGTGTGTTTCTAGCGAATGTTAGTCATGAGTTACGTACACCCTTAAATGCAGTAATTGGCTTAAGCCAATTACTGCAAGATGATGCCATAGATTTAAGTTTGTCGGGAGATTTTATCACCGATTTAGAAACAATTAACTCCGCTGGTAGACATTTACTAGAACTAATTAACGACATCTTAGATTTGTCGAAAATTGAAGCAGGGAAAATGACTCTCTACCCAGAGACATTTGAAATTGCCACACTGATTAATAACATTGTTCTCACCGTCAAGCCAGCTATAGAAAAAAATGCCAATATCTTAGAAATTGATTACGATCGGCAACTGGGGACAATGTATGCTGATCAAACTAGGATGAGGCAGGTATTGTTAAACCTATTGAGCAATGCTGCTAAATTTACTACTAACGGCAAAGTGGTACTAGCAGTTACCAGTGAAAAAGAAGACTTAATGAATGCTCCTTTTGGCGTGATTACCTTCACCGTTAGTGATACAGGTATTGGGATGACTCCCAGTCAACAGCAGCAATTATTTCAACCTTTCATCCAAGGCGATAACTCAACTACGAAAAAGTATGGTGGTACGGGATTGGGGTTAGCAATTAGCCGCCATTTTTGTCAGATGATGGGTGGTGAAATTATTGTGAAAAGTCAGCCGGGAGTTGGTTCTACTTTTACCGTCCGTCTGCCGTTGACTGTGCAAGAATAA
- a CDS encoding homoserine dehydrogenase translates to MGVKLGILGLGTVGTGTVQLLQDAVGRHPLLQEIEIYRVGVRSLDKPRTVELSPGVITSDLESIVNDPEVDIVVEVMGGLEPARSLILQALRNGKHVVTANKAAIARFGDEIFTTANQTGVYVLLEAAVGGGIPVIQPLKQSLSVNRIHSVTGIVNGTTNYILTRMQTEGSNFSDVLADAQRLGYAEADPTADVDGLDAADKIAILASLAFGGRIHLEDVYCEGIRQVSKTDIAYAEKLGFVIKLLAIAKRITPSSPLSVRVHPTLVSKTHPLASINGVYNAILVEGEPIGQVMFFGPGAGAGATASAVSSDILNLVATLKTSTANPNLLLTCGHQDYCQIAPMAELVTRFYTRFLTRDQPGVIGKLGTCFGNHGVSLESIVQTGFQGELAEIVVVTHDVREGDFRQALAEIRTLEAIDSIPSLLHVL, encoded by the coding sequence GTGGGTGTAAAGCTGGGAATATTAGGATTAGGTACGGTAGGAACGGGGACAGTGCAGTTGCTGCAAGATGCAGTTGGACGCCATCCGTTGTTGCAAGAGATAGAAATATATCGAGTGGGAGTCCGATCGCTTGATAAACCCCGGACAGTAGAATTGTCACCGGGAGTGATCACATCAGATTTAGAGTCAATTGTCAACGATCCAGAGGTAGATATAGTCGTTGAGGTGATGGGGGGACTAGAACCAGCGCGATCCCTCATCCTCCAAGCCCTACGCAATGGCAAACACGTTGTTACAGCCAATAAAGCAGCGATCGCCCGCTTTGGCGATGAAATCTTCACCACAGCCAATCAAACCGGGGTATATGTCTTGCTAGAAGCGGCTGTTGGTGGTGGTATCCCTGTGATTCAACCCCTGAAGCAATCTTTAAGTGTTAACAGGATTCACTCCGTTACAGGCATAGTCAACGGTACGACTAACTACATCCTCACACGGATGCAGACCGAAGGTAGCAACTTTAGTGATGTGTTAGCTGATGCCCAAAGATTGGGTTATGCTGAGGCAGACCCCACCGCCGATGTGGATGGCTTAGACGCTGCTGATAAAATTGCCATCTTAGCCTCATTAGCCTTTGGTGGACGCATCCATTTAGAAGATGTCTATTGTGAGGGAATTCGGCAAGTTAGCAAAACAGATATTGCCTACGCCGAAAAATTGGGATTTGTGATTAAACTGTTAGCGATCGCCAAACGCATCACTCCTTCATCTCCCCTTTCAGTCCGAGTTCATCCCACCCTGGTATCCAAAACACACCCATTAGCCAGCATCAATGGGGTGTATAATGCCATCCTTGTCGAAGGAGAACCAATTGGGCAAGTAATGTTCTTCGGGCCTGGTGCTGGTGCTGGTGCAACTGCCAGCGCTGTATCGTCAGATATATTAAATTTAGTTGCTACCCTCAAAACCAGTACAGCTAACCCAAATCTGCTATTGACTTGTGGACATCAAGATTACTGTCAAATTGCGCCGATGGCGGAACTAGTAACCCGTTTTTACACTCGGTTTCTGACTAGAGATCAACCAGGAGTGATTGGCAAATTGGGCACTTGCTTTGGCAATCATGGCGTTAGCTTAGAATCGATTGTGCAAACTGGCTTTCAAGGAGAACTAGCAGAGATTGTGGTTGTGACTCACGATGTTAGAGAAGGGGATTTTCGCCAAGCCTTAGCAGAAATTCGTACCCTAGAAGCAATAGATAGCATTCCTAGCTTACTGCATGTGCTTTAA
- a CDS encoding BrnT family toxin translates to MEFEWNPDKATLNLEKHGVSFQEAATVFNDQLSVTFPDPDHSIRESRYVIIGLSRFEQLLVVAHTDRGEKIRIISARKATRQEKRFYEEGS, encoded by the coding sequence ATGGAATTTGAATGGAATCCAGACAAAGCAACACTAAACCTTGAGAAACATGGTGTTTCTTTTCAGGAAGCTGCAACCGTATTTAATGACCAGCTATCCGTAACTTTTCCTGATCCTGACCACTCCATTAGAGAAAGTCGCTACGTTATCATTGGCTTATCTAGGTTTGAACAACTTTTAGTTGTTGCACATACTGATAGAGGGGAAAAGATCCGAATTATCAGCGCCCGAAAAGCTACGCGCCAAGAGAAGAGGTTTTATGAAGAAGGAAGTTGA
- the pcrA gene encoding DNA helicase PcrA encodes MTTSIDFLSHLNPSQRQAVEHYCGPLLVVAGAGSGKTRALTYRIANLILKHRVAPENILAVTFTNKAAREMKERIQKLFAEQLAMSEHGQRFDLLPEYVQVKLRSQVYRTTIKDLWCGTFHSLLSRILRFDIEKYQDEKGRRWNKNFSIFDESDVQSLIKDIVTKQLNLDDKKFDARSVRYAISNAKNQGLSPQEFEREQPNYRGRVISNVYDLYQARLAENNALDFDDLILVPTRLFQQNEQVLGYWHRKFCHILVDEYQDTNRTQYDLIRLLVTNGEDSKSAWEWRNRSVFVVGDADQSIYSFRMADFTILLEFQQDFGDGLADDDTRTMVKLEENYRSCENILQAANELIENNTQRIDKVLKATRDTGEKIYCHKADEELAEAAFVINQIQTLEQQNPELNWGSFAILYRTNAQSRPFEQLLVEKQIPYTVVGGMRFYDRKEIKDVIAYLRAIANPADTVSLLRVINTPRRGIGKTTIDALVNASQQLGTTLWEILSDETSVNTLAGRATKAVNSFAQMIGNWQGQIATLPVTEVLQGILEDSGYVQDLMSQGTDEATDRVQNVQELYNAALQFQEENEEVSLRDFLNSAALSSDLDNLKEGQTAVSLMTLHASKGLEFPVVFLVGLEQGLFPGYRSLGDPASLEEERRLCYVGITRAQERLYLSHARERRLYGSREPAMRSQFLDELPEELLTTGLKSRQPYTKSSGKPGATENWQVGDRVLHKTFGLGEITHVFGTGNKISVAIKFASLGQKIVDPRVAQLQKVE; translated from the coding sequence ATGACAACAAGTATTGACTTTCTCAGTCACCTCAACCCCAGCCAACGTCAAGCCGTCGAACACTACTGCGGCCCGTTGCTAGTTGTGGCTGGCGCTGGTTCTGGTAAAACACGAGCGCTAACTTATCGGATTGCGAACCTGATTCTTAAACACCGTGTTGCTCCAGAGAATATCCTGGCGGTGACTTTCACCAACAAAGCCGCACGGGAAATGAAGGAGCGGATTCAAAAGCTATTTGCGGAACAGTTGGCAATGTCAGAACATGGACAGCGCTTTGATTTGCTGCCAGAATATGTGCAGGTGAAACTGCGATCGCAAGTTTATCGCACCACTATCAAAGATTTATGGTGTGGCACTTTCCATAGTTTACTGTCTCGCATTCTCCGCTTTGATATTGAGAAATATCAAGACGAAAAAGGTCGTCGTTGGAATAAGAATTTTTCCATTTTTGATGAATCAGACGTGCAAAGTCTGATTAAAGATATTGTTACTAAACAGCTAAATTTAGACGATAAGAAATTTGATGCTCGTTCTGTGCGTTACGCTATTAGTAATGCTAAAAATCAAGGCTTATCGCCACAGGAATTTGAACGGGAACAACCAAATTATCGCGGACGAGTTATATCTAACGTTTATGATTTATATCAAGCTAGGTTAGCCGAAAATAACGCCCTCGATTTTGATGATTTAATTCTAGTTCCTACAAGATTATTTCAACAAAATGAACAGGTTTTAGGTTACTGGCATCGCAAGTTTTGCCATATCCTAGTGGATGAATATCAGGATACTAACCGCACTCAATATGATCTAATTCGCCTGTTGGTGACAAATGGCGAAGATAGCAAGAGTGCATGGGAGTGGCGGAATCGCTCAGTTTTTGTTGTGGGTGATGCAGATCAATCAATTTATAGCTTTAGAATGGCTGATTTCACTATTTTGTTAGAATTTCAGCAAGACTTTGGTGATGGTTTGGCAGATGACGACACCCGAACAATGGTGAAGTTAGAAGAAAACTATCGCTCTTGTGAAAATATTCTGCAAGCAGCAAATGAACTAATTGAAAATAACACCCAACGGATTGATAAAGTCCTCAAAGCGACGAGAGATACGGGGGAGAAGATTTATTGTCACAAAGCTGATGAAGAACTTGCAGAAGCAGCATTTGTGATTAATCAAATCCAGACTTTAGAACAGCAAAATCCAGAATTGAACTGGGGGAGTTTTGCCATACTTTATCGGACGAACGCTCAATCTCGCCCCTTTGAACAATTGTTAGTAGAAAAACAAATTCCTTATACAGTCGTGGGCGGGATGAGGTTTTATGACCGGAAAGAAATTAAAGATGTTATAGCTTATTTAAGAGCGATCGCTAACCCAGCTGATACAGTTAGTTTGTTACGAGTCATCAATACTCCCCGGCGGGGAATTGGCAAAACTACTATTGACGCTTTGGTGAATGCATCTCAGCAATTAGGGACAACTTTATGGGAAATACTCAGTGATGAAACGTCAGTTAATACATTAGCTGGAAGAGCAACAAAAGCGGTGAATAGCTTTGCCCAAATGATTGGTAATTGGCAAGGACAAATCGCCACGCTTCCCGTGACTGAGGTTTTGCAAGGAATATTAGAAGATTCTGGTTACGTTCAAGACTTGATGAGTCAAGGCACAGATGAAGCCACAGATCGGGTACAAAACGTCCAGGAACTTTATAACGCTGCGCTGCAATTTCAAGAAGAAAACGAAGAGGTTTCTCTCCGAGATTTTCTGAATAGCGCCGCCCTTAGTTCCGATTTAGATAACTTAAAAGAAGGACAAACAGCCGTTTCTTTGATGACTTTGCACGCTTCCAAAGGGCTAGAATTTCCGGTAGTGTTTTTGGTGGGATTAGAACAAGGATTATTTCCCGGCTACCGATCGCTTGGTGATCCCGCATCTTTGGAAGAAGAACGCCGCCTCTGTTATGTGGGGATTACTCGTGCCCAAGAAAGGTTATATTTATCACATGCTAGGGAACGCCGCTTGTATGGTTCGCGGGAACCGGCGATGCGATCGCAATTTCTCGACGAATTACCTGAAGAATTATTAACTACCGGGCTTAAAAGTCGGCAACCTTATACTAAAAGTAGCGGGAAACCAGGTGCTACTGAGAATTGGCAAGTAGGCGATCGTGTATTGCATAAAACCTTTGGCTTGGGTGAAATTACTCATGTATTCGGAACTGGGAATAAAATTTCTGTGGCGATTAAATTTGCTAGTCTGGGACAAAAAATTGTTGATCCTAGAGTGGCGCAGTTACAAAAAGTGGAGTAA
- the metK gene encoding methionine adenosyltransferase produces MSRRYLFTSESVTEGHPDKICDQISDTILDTLLTQDPTSRVAAEVVVNTGLVLITGEITTKANVNYVNLARQKIAEIGYTDADNGFSANSTSVLVALDEQSPDIAQGVNTAQETRQEDSDELFDKIGAGDQGIMFGFASNETPELMPLPISLAHRIARRLAAVRKTGDLSYLRPDGKTQVTVVYEDGRPVGIDTILISTQHTATIGEITDEAAVQAKIKEDLWLAVVQPVFGDIDVKPDEQTRFLVNPTGKFVVGGPQGDSGLTGRKIIVDTYGGYSRHGGGAFSGKDPTKVDRSAAYAARYVAKNLVAAGLADKVEIQLSYAIGVARPTSIFLDTFGTGKVDDDILLELVKQHFELRPAGIIHAFNLRNLPNERGGRFYQDVAAYGHFGRSDLDLPWERTDKAELLKQAANETLSAAIAKTLH; encoded by the coding sequence TTGTCTCGTCGATATTTATTTACCTCTGAGTCAGTTACCGAAGGTCATCCAGATAAAATATGCGATCAGATTTCTGATACGATTCTTGATACTTTGCTGACACAAGATCCTACTAGTCGCGTTGCCGCTGAGGTTGTAGTTAATACTGGTTTGGTGTTAATCACAGGTGAAATTACCACCAAAGCCAATGTTAATTATGTCAATCTCGCCCGCCAGAAGATTGCTGAAATTGGCTATACTGACGCAGATAACGGCTTTTCTGCCAACAGCACGAGTGTATTGGTGGCTTTAGACGAACAATCTCCTGATATTGCCCAAGGTGTCAACACCGCCCAAGAAACCCGCCAAGAAGATAGTGATGAACTATTCGATAAAATTGGTGCAGGCGATCAAGGGATAATGTTCGGTTTTGCTAGCAACGAGACACCAGAACTGATGCCTTTACCTATCAGTCTTGCCCATCGCATTGCTCGCCGTCTAGCCGCAGTTAGAAAAACAGGTGATTTATCTTACCTACGCCCTGATGGCAAAACCCAAGTGACTGTAGTCTATGAAGATGGACGCCCTGTAGGAATTGATACAATACTGATTTCTACTCAGCATACAGCCACTATCGGGGAAATCACAGATGAGGCGGCAGTACAAGCCAAGATTAAAGAGGATCTTTGGTTAGCAGTTGTCCAACCTGTATTTGGTGACATTGACGTGAAGCCAGATGAGCAAACACGTTTTTTAGTCAATCCCACAGGTAAATTTGTCGTTGGTGGTCCTCAAGGTGACTCTGGTTTGACAGGAAGGAAAATCATTGTTGATACCTATGGTGGTTATTCCAGACATGGCGGCGGTGCTTTTTCTGGTAAAGACCCCACTAAGGTAGACCGTTCCGCTGCTTATGCAGCTCGCTATGTGGCTAAAAATCTGGTGGCCGCAGGATTAGCAGACAAAGTTGAAATTCAACTATCCTATGCTATTGGCGTAGCGCGACCCACTAGCATTTTTCTCGATACTTTTGGTACTGGCAAAGTAGATGATGACATCTTGCTGGAATTAGTCAAACAGCACTTTGAACTACGACCAGCGGGAATCATCCATGCTTTCAACTTACGCAACCTACCAAATGAAAGAGGCGGACGTTTTTATCAGGACGTCGCGGCTTACGGTCATTTTGGGCGGTCTGATTTAGATTTGCCTTGGGAGCGTACCGATAAGGCAGAATTGTTGAAGCAAGCGGCGAACGAGACACTATCGGCAGCGATCGCCAAGACGCTACATTAA